The following coding sequences lie in one Musa acuminata AAA Group cultivar baxijiao chromosome BXJ1-8, Cavendish_Baxijiao_AAA, whole genome shotgun sequence genomic window:
- the LOC103994897 gene encoding uncharacterized protein LOC103994897 isoform X1, producing the protein MGFIVEFSTSWVPMLVMIFYGGVFFSRLFRGSLRRWKGLSPLLGWFLLMLCLSIVFGTSVDDACGFCADDSPRDVCSGFSASLWFPSTLMGFGFRGEDSCRGPGFVARAGGSGSEWRPANVAAFKMADGGVVSCRLVDTVGATDDDGLSSGGENSAADDVASCVAPLVPDAWIRTSSGITADLDSGILNGSSSLNVEVSPPLLEWGENTLYTPSIALLTVKNTYKNGDLHVHEPFSPDPQYYAFGFRKLTLARGESASIAFVFLPRWLGSSSAHLVLQTSFGGFIIQARGVAVESPYKIEPVIGIGVPSRRRLSRNFSLYNPFTDALHVEEVSAWVSLSGHSNQSVHVVCGMDPLQHSTAKSDYLFSDAEWFRVESSKSGIGWLDLRPHKQWKVSAHKTEPILEMSLWPYAEGMILGAICLKMQSSTQDRTSTVVLPLELEVHRHTNYSDLSGSVSVDIESCGTCNGRQTVLIISLTNDGEDLLSLVNVSEITKRSKLFKVRYNKGLLLFPGTFTRIALISYSCSITPQYLLPDIPTEVMECKLLIETNDSVSPVIKIPCLDLVYANSNNEHGSGINVSDSSYISGLSCNEEGKHTYAIAGCSQSLADASFPMKPKLMEAFKADELILRNWRSQGRVTDVSVLEEHELTFPVVPVGTHFSKWISVHNPSQQAVIMQFVLNSGEVVDKCASADELHEHTFLSRVSEIDSVETRIGFSMSDSAVTEAFVHPCVSALFGPVVFRPLNRCMWRSSGLIRNNLSGVEWFPIRAFGGSHLLILLEDSEPVWKLEFNFHLPTNRPSADLFSHIENTSSLCNHRLSKEIYAKNIGELPLQVKKIKISGTDCALDGFMVHRCKGFALEPGESMKLLISYEADFYTDIVYRDLELAFATGIFVIPMKASLPVQMLNLCRKTFSRTVHWKVPLLIFAAVSIFLLLTRIIPHSFLLDTEEYYVNVDDTINATNKAGKTSCLHHSTKFSRSSDEDENPKSEFVDEHQICQNVVLDSPKKRQDKQDFVHQKEITFSPPALTTKPVEVFDKHNLLEAPQSGSLTIRVKEKGRRRKKRTIGTGLAAKLEVAGGQSGNSTPTSPLSPNVSTPKRPWCLSPESDRILNAGLSSEQKHQRTHDAVDTLWTRVSETEKHYERSSMMPSRKQYPITPKLTGKQTTSPSVDFLQSVSNEPFVPASSVSDAHSPIAPHARAPGPRSHKNKSIEMEMGNDGVGKEYTYDIWGDHFSDSFMIRKPRMVDASEGDSQSFFARDPLSLMMTPSTWYVSPGQKLSDTVKLP; encoded by the exons ATGGGTTTCATCGTCGAATTTAGTACTTCGTGGGTGCCGATGCTTGTGATGATCTTTTACGGTGGCGTGTTCTTTTCCCGTCTTTTCAGAGGATCGTTGCGGCGGTGGAAGGGACTTTCTCCGCTTCTTGGATGGTtcttgttgatgctttgcttgtcGATTGTGTTTGGCACATCGGTCGACGATGCTTGTGGTTTCTGCGCGGATGATTCGCCCCGGGATGTCTGCTCCGGGTTTTCTGCTTCCTTGTGGTTCCCTTCCACCCTGATGGGTTTTGGCTTCCGGGGAGAGGACAGCTGTCGAGGACCTGGATTTGTAGCTCGGGCGGGCGGCTCCGGCTCGGAGTGGCGACCGGCCAATGTCGCAGCTTTCAAGATGGCCGATGGGGGCGTCGTTTCATGTCGTCTGGTGGATACCGTGGGCGCGACAGATGATGACGGGCTGAGCTCTGGTGGGGAGAATAGCGCCGCGGATGATGTCGCGTCGTGTGTAGCTCCGCTTGTTCCCGATGCTTGGATAAGGACGTCGAGTGGGATCACTGCCGACCTCGATTCCGGCATTCTCAATGGCTCTTCGTCTCTGAATGTGGAGGTCAGTCCTCCTCTTCTGGAATGGGGGGAAAATACTTTGTACACCCCTTCGATTGCGTTATTGACAGTGAAGAACACCTACAAGAATGGTGATTTGCATGTTCACGAACCCTTTAGTCCCGACCCCCAGTACTACGCCTTTGGTTTCAGAAAGCTGACACTGGCACGTGGTGAATCTGCTTCCATTGCCTTCGTTTTCTTGCCAAGATGGTTGGGTTCATCATCAGCACATCTCGTCTTGCAGACGAGCTTCGGGGGATTCATAATTCAAGCTAGAGGAGTGGCTGTCGAGTCCCCTTACAAGATAGAGCCTGTGATAGGAATTGGTGTTCCTTCCAGGAGAAGGCTGAGTAGGAACTTCTCGTTATACAATCCGTTTACTGATGCCCTTCATGTGGAGGAAGTGAGTGCATGGGTTTCCTTATCTGGACATTCCAACCAATCTGTGCATGTTGTTTGTGGAATGGATCCATTGCAGCACTCAACAGCTAAGTCCGATTACCTTTTTTCTGATGCTGAATGGTTCAGAGTGGAGAGTAGTAAGTCGGGAATCGGATGGCTAGACCTTAGACCCCACAAGCAATGGAAAGTGTCTGCTCATAAGACTGAGCCAATCCTAGAGATGAGCTTGTGGCCTTATGCAGAAGGAATGATTCTTGGGGCTATCTGTTTAAAAATGCAAAGTTCCACACAAGATAGAACGAGTACTGTTGTTCTTCCCCTTGAGCTAGAAGTGCATCGGCACACAAATTACAGCGATTTAAGTGGTTCAGTTTCTGTAGATATTGAGTCTTGTGGGACCTGCAATGGAAGGCAGACAGTCCTCATCATCTCTTTAACAAATGATGGGGAAGACCTACTTAGTTTGGTTAATGTTAGTGAGATTACAAAGAGATCAAAGCTTTTCAAAGTCAGATACAACAAAGGGTTATTACTTTTTCCTGGGACTTTCACAAGAATAGCTTTGATTAGTTACTCTTGTTCCATTACTCCACAGTACCTTCTCCCTGACATTCCTACTGAAGTTATGGAATGTAAACTACTAATAGAAACTAATGATTCTGTCAGCCCAGTAATCAAGATTCCATGCCTGGACTTGGTATATGCTAATTCTAATAATGAACATGGCTCAGGCATCAATGTGTCAGATAGCTCATATATTAGCGGGCTATCGTGTAACGAGGAGGGAAAACATACATATGCAATAGCAGGATGTTCACAAAGCCTTGCTGATGCATCATTTCCCATGAAG CCAAAACTCATGGAAGCATTTAAAGCAGATGAGCTGATACTTAGAAACTGGAGATCCCAAGGCCGTGTAACTGATGTTTCTGTCCTTGAAGAACATGAGCTGACGTTTCCAGTTGTTCCAGTTGGCACCCATTTCTCGAAGTGGATCTCTGTACACAATCCTAGCCAACAAGCTGTTATAATGCAATTTGTGCTGAACTCAGGGGAAGTCGTCGACAAGTGCGCATCTGCTGATGAACTACACGAGCATACATTCTTGAGTAGGGTTTCTGAGATTGACTCTGTAGAAACTAGGATAGGATTCTCAATGTCCGATTCAGCAGTAACAGAGGCCTTTGTACATCCTTGTGTCAGTGCATTGTTTGGGCCAGTTGTCTTTCGTCCCTTGAATAGATGTATGTGGAGAAGCTCAGGTTTGATACGGAATAATCTTTCTGGTGTAGAATGGTTTCCTATTCGAGCATTTGGTGGGTCACATTTACTCATCCTTCTGGAGGATTCTGAACCAGTCTGGAAGCTGGAATTCAACTTTCACTTGCCAACTAACAGGCCCTCTGCAGATCTTTTTTCCCATATTGAGAACACTAGTTCTTTATGCAATCATCGGTTGTCCAAGGAGATTTATGCCAAAAATATAGGTGAACTTCCTCTTCAggtgaagaaaataaaaatttcgGGAACTGATTGTGCTTTGGATGGGTTTATGGTACACAGATGCAAAGGTTTTGCTCTAGAACCAGGGGAATCAATGAAACTGCTAATTTCATATGAAGCAGACTTTTATACAGATATTGTTTACAGGGATCTCGAGCTAGCATTTGCTACTGGCATCTTTGTGATACCTATGAAGGCAAGCCTTCCAGTTCAAATGCTCAACCTTTGCAGGAAAACATTTTCCCGGACAGTGCATTGGAAAGTGCCTCTACTCATATTTGCTGCTGTATCTATATTTCTGTTGCTGACCCGCATTATTCCACACTCCTTTTTACTGGATACTGAAGAATATTATGTCAATGTTGATGACACCATAAATGCCACGAACAAGGCAGGAAAAACTTCTTGTCTTCACCATAGCACAAAATTCTCCAG ATCATCTGATGAAGATGAGAACCCTAAATCTGAATTTGTCGATGAGCATCAGATATGTCAGAATGTTGTTCTTGACAGTCCTAAAAAGAGGCAAGACAAGCAAGATTTTGTGCACCAGAAGGAAATCACGTTCTCACCGCCGGCATTAACAACAAAACCTGTAGAAGTATTTGACAAGCACAATTTATTAGAAGCTCCACAAAGTGGTAGTCTCACTATAAGAGTTAaggaaaaagggagaagaagaaagaagaggaccaTCGGAACCGGATTAGCAGCAAAACTGGAAGTTGCCGGTGGTCAGAGTGGGAATTCTACACCAACGTCACCGTTGTCCCCAAATGTCTCGACTCCAAAGCGACCATGGTGTCTTTCTCCTGAAAGCGACAGGATTCTAAATGCTGGATTATCGTCAGAACAGAAGCATCAGAGGACACATGATGCAGTAGACACTTTGTGGACGAGAGTATCAGAAACCGAGAAGCACTACGAAAGGTCTTCGATGATGCCTAGTCGAAAGCAGTATCCGATAACTCCAAAATTGACTGGGAAGCAAACTACATCACCTTCTGTTGATTTTCTGCAATCTGTCTCGAATGAACCTTTTGTGCCTGCTTCAAGTGTCTCGGACGCACATTCTCCAATTGCACCACATGCTCGTGCTCCAGGACCCAGGAGCCACAAGAACAAATCCATAGAAATGGAGATGGGAAATGATGGGGTTGGAAAAGAGTACACCTATGACATATGGGGAGATCATTTTTCAGATAGTTTCATgattaggaaacccaggatggttGATGCTTCGGAAGGTGACTCACAGAGTTTCTTTGCAAGAGATCCTCTGTCCCTGATGATGACGCCATCAACATGGTATGTATCTCCTGGGCAAAAGTTATCTGATACTGTTAAGTTGCCATGA
- the LOC103994897 gene encoding uncharacterized protein LOC103994897 isoform X2, whose protein sequence is MLRFSSMRHHRSPPLGAAHLLSPSRGSLRRWKGLSPLLGWFLLMLCLSIVFGTSVDDACGFCADDSPRDVCSGFSASLWFPSTLMGFGFRGEDSCRGPGFVARAGGSGSEWRPANVAAFKMADGGVVSCRLVDTVGATDDDGLSSGGENSAADDVASCVAPLVPDAWIRTSSGITADLDSGILNGSSSLNVEVSPPLLEWGENTLYTPSIALLTVKNTYKNGDLHVHEPFSPDPQYYAFGFRKLTLARGESASIAFVFLPRWLGSSSAHLVLQTSFGGFIIQARGVAVESPYKIEPVIGIGVPSRRRLSRNFSLYNPFTDALHVEEVSAWVSLSGHSNQSVHVVCGMDPLQHSTAKSDYLFSDAEWFRVESSKSGIGWLDLRPHKQWKVSAHKTEPILEMSLWPYAEGMILGAICLKMQSSTQDRTSTVVLPLELEVHRHTNYSDLSGSVSVDIESCGTCNGRQTVLIISLTNDGEDLLSLVNVSEITKRSKLFKVRYNKGLLLFPGTFTRIALISYSCSITPQYLLPDIPTEVMECKLLIETNDSVSPVIKIPCLDLVYANSNNEHGSGINVSDSSYISGLSCNEEGKHTYAIAGCSQSLADASFPMKPKLMEAFKADELILRNWRSQGRVTDVSVLEEHELTFPVVPVGTHFSKWISVHNPSQQAVIMQFVLNSGEVVDKCASADELHEHTFLSRVSEIDSVETRIGFSMSDSAVTEAFVHPCVSALFGPVVFRPLNRCMWRSSGLIRNNLSGVEWFPIRAFGGSHLLILLEDSEPVWKLEFNFHLPTNRPSADLFSHIENTSSLCNHRLSKEIYAKNIGELPLQVKKIKISGTDCALDGFMVHRCKGFALEPGESMKLLISYEADFYTDIVYRDLELAFATGIFVIPMKASLPVQMLNLCRKTFSRTVHWKVPLLIFAAVSIFLLLTRIIPHSFLLDTEEYYVNVDDTINATNKAGKTSCLHHSTKFSRSSDEDENPKSEFVDEHQICQNVVLDSPKKRQDKQDFVHQKEITFSPPALTTKPVEVFDKHNLLEAPQSGSLTIRVKEKGRRRKKRTIGTGLAAKLEVAGGQSGNSTPTSPLSPNVSTPKRPWCLSPESDRILNAGLSSEQKHQRTHDAVDTLWTRVSETEKHYERSSMMPSRKQYPITPKLTGKQTTSPSVDFLQSVSNEPFVPASSVSDAHSPIAPHARAPGPRSHKNKSIEMEMGNDGVGKEYTYDIWGDHFSDSFMIRKPRMVDASEGDSQSFFARDPLSLMMTPSTWYVSPGQKLSDTVKLP, encoded by the exons ATGCTCCGCTTTTCCTCCATGCGTCACCACCGATCGCCACCACTTGGTGCCGCTCACCTCCTCTCACCATCTCG AGGATCGTTGCGGCGGTGGAAGGGACTTTCTCCGCTTCTTGGATGGTtcttgttgatgctttgcttgtcGATTGTGTTTGGCACATCGGTCGACGATGCTTGTGGTTTCTGCGCGGATGATTCGCCCCGGGATGTCTGCTCCGGGTTTTCTGCTTCCTTGTGGTTCCCTTCCACCCTGATGGGTTTTGGCTTCCGGGGAGAGGACAGCTGTCGAGGACCTGGATTTGTAGCTCGGGCGGGCGGCTCCGGCTCGGAGTGGCGACCGGCCAATGTCGCAGCTTTCAAGATGGCCGATGGGGGCGTCGTTTCATGTCGTCTGGTGGATACCGTGGGCGCGACAGATGATGACGGGCTGAGCTCTGGTGGGGAGAATAGCGCCGCGGATGATGTCGCGTCGTGTGTAGCTCCGCTTGTTCCCGATGCTTGGATAAGGACGTCGAGTGGGATCACTGCCGACCTCGATTCCGGCATTCTCAATGGCTCTTCGTCTCTGAATGTGGAGGTCAGTCCTCCTCTTCTGGAATGGGGGGAAAATACTTTGTACACCCCTTCGATTGCGTTATTGACAGTGAAGAACACCTACAAGAATGGTGATTTGCATGTTCACGAACCCTTTAGTCCCGACCCCCAGTACTACGCCTTTGGTTTCAGAAAGCTGACACTGGCACGTGGTGAATCTGCTTCCATTGCCTTCGTTTTCTTGCCAAGATGGTTGGGTTCATCATCAGCACATCTCGTCTTGCAGACGAGCTTCGGGGGATTCATAATTCAAGCTAGAGGAGTGGCTGTCGAGTCCCCTTACAAGATAGAGCCTGTGATAGGAATTGGTGTTCCTTCCAGGAGAAGGCTGAGTAGGAACTTCTCGTTATACAATCCGTTTACTGATGCCCTTCATGTGGAGGAAGTGAGTGCATGGGTTTCCTTATCTGGACATTCCAACCAATCTGTGCATGTTGTTTGTGGAATGGATCCATTGCAGCACTCAACAGCTAAGTCCGATTACCTTTTTTCTGATGCTGAATGGTTCAGAGTGGAGAGTAGTAAGTCGGGAATCGGATGGCTAGACCTTAGACCCCACAAGCAATGGAAAGTGTCTGCTCATAAGACTGAGCCAATCCTAGAGATGAGCTTGTGGCCTTATGCAGAAGGAATGATTCTTGGGGCTATCTGTTTAAAAATGCAAAGTTCCACACAAGATAGAACGAGTACTGTTGTTCTTCCCCTTGAGCTAGAAGTGCATCGGCACACAAATTACAGCGATTTAAGTGGTTCAGTTTCTGTAGATATTGAGTCTTGTGGGACCTGCAATGGAAGGCAGACAGTCCTCATCATCTCTTTAACAAATGATGGGGAAGACCTACTTAGTTTGGTTAATGTTAGTGAGATTACAAAGAGATCAAAGCTTTTCAAAGTCAGATACAACAAAGGGTTATTACTTTTTCCTGGGACTTTCACAAGAATAGCTTTGATTAGTTACTCTTGTTCCATTACTCCACAGTACCTTCTCCCTGACATTCCTACTGAAGTTATGGAATGTAAACTACTAATAGAAACTAATGATTCTGTCAGCCCAGTAATCAAGATTCCATGCCTGGACTTGGTATATGCTAATTCTAATAATGAACATGGCTCAGGCATCAATGTGTCAGATAGCTCATATATTAGCGGGCTATCGTGTAACGAGGAGGGAAAACATACATATGCAATAGCAGGATGTTCACAAAGCCTTGCTGATGCATCATTTCCCATGAAG CCAAAACTCATGGAAGCATTTAAAGCAGATGAGCTGATACTTAGAAACTGGAGATCCCAAGGCCGTGTAACTGATGTTTCTGTCCTTGAAGAACATGAGCTGACGTTTCCAGTTGTTCCAGTTGGCACCCATTTCTCGAAGTGGATCTCTGTACACAATCCTAGCCAACAAGCTGTTATAATGCAATTTGTGCTGAACTCAGGGGAAGTCGTCGACAAGTGCGCATCTGCTGATGAACTACACGAGCATACATTCTTGAGTAGGGTTTCTGAGATTGACTCTGTAGAAACTAGGATAGGATTCTCAATGTCCGATTCAGCAGTAACAGAGGCCTTTGTACATCCTTGTGTCAGTGCATTGTTTGGGCCAGTTGTCTTTCGTCCCTTGAATAGATGTATGTGGAGAAGCTCAGGTTTGATACGGAATAATCTTTCTGGTGTAGAATGGTTTCCTATTCGAGCATTTGGTGGGTCACATTTACTCATCCTTCTGGAGGATTCTGAACCAGTCTGGAAGCTGGAATTCAACTTTCACTTGCCAACTAACAGGCCCTCTGCAGATCTTTTTTCCCATATTGAGAACACTAGTTCTTTATGCAATCATCGGTTGTCCAAGGAGATTTATGCCAAAAATATAGGTGAACTTCCTCTTCAggtgaagaaaataaaaatttcgGGAACTGATTGTGCTTTGGATGGGTTTATGGTACACAGATGCAAAGGTTTTGCTCTAGAACCAGGGGAATCAATGAAACTGCTAATTTCATATGAAGCAGACTTTTATACAGATATTGTTTACAGGGATCTCGAGCTAGCATTTGCTACTGGCATCTTTGTGATACCTATGAAGGCAAGCCTTCCAGTTCAAATGCTCAACCTTTGCAGGAAAACATTTTCCCGGACAGTGCATTGGAAAGTGCCTCTACTCATATTTGCTGCTGTATCTATATTTCTGTTGCTGACCCGCATTATTCCACACTCCTTTTTACTGGATACTGAAGAATATTATGTCAATGTTGATGACACCATAAATGCCACGAACAAGGCAGGAAAAACTTCTTGTCTTCACCATAGCACAAAATTCTCCAG ATCATCTGATGAAGATGAGAACCCTAAATCTGAATTTGTCGATGAGCATCAGATATGTCAGAATGTTGTTCTTGACAGTCCTAAAAAGAGGCAAGACAAGCAAGATTTTGTGCACCAGAAGGAAATCACGTTCTCACCGCCGGCATTAACAACAAAACCTGTAGAAGTATTTGACAAGCACAATTTATTAGAAGCTCCACAAAGTGGTAGTCTCACTATAAGAGTTAaggaaaaagggagaagaagaaagaagaggaccaTCGGAACCGGATTAGCAGCAAAACTGGAAGTTGCCGGTGGTCAGAGTGGGAATTCTACACCAACGTCACCGTTGTCCCCAAATGTCTCGACTCCAAAGCGACCATGGTGTCTTTCTCCTGAAAGCGACAGGATTCTAAATGCTGGATTATCGTCAGAACAGAAGCATCAGAGGACACATGATGCAGTAGACACTTTGTGGACGAGAGTATCAGAAACCGAGAAGCACTACGAAAGGTCTTCGATGATGCCTAGTCGAAAGCAGTATCCGATAACTCCAAAATTGACTGGGAAGCAAACTACATCACCTTCTGTTGATTTTCTGCAATCTGTCTCGAATGAACCTTTTGTGCCTGCTTCAAGTGTCTCGGACGCACATTCTCCAATTGCACCACATGCTCGTGCTCCAGGACCCAGGAGCCACAAGAACAAATCCATAGAAATGGAGATGGGAAATGATGGGGTTGGAAAAGAGTACACCTATGACATATGGGGAGATCATTTTTCAGATAGTTTCATgattaggaaacccaggatggttGATGCTTCGGAAGGTGACTCACAGAGTTTCTTTGCAAGAGATCCTCTGTCCCTGATGATGACGCCATCAACATGGTATGTATCTCCTGGGCAAAAGTTATCTGATACTGTTAAGTTGCCATGA